The region TGCTGGTGGACCTGGGGGAAGTGGTGTGGGTGGttcctctctgcttcagctAGATGTGGACATGGCCTGCCTTTGCCCTGCTGTCCGTTTGCCCAGAAGGGCAGGTAGAAGCTGCCTTTTGAACTCTTAGGAACCAGTTTCTTCGGCCTTTTGAAGAGATCGCCCTCTGACAGCTCTGGAGCCATCCAGCCAGGCCTCTCCTTCAGCAGCTTGTCCCTGTCGGGCCGGACGCTGCGCAGGAACTTCTTGAAGATGTTTGTGGTCAACGAGAACTTCCTGCAGATCTCCTGTGAGCGACTGAGGCGGAGAGGGTGAGCTGGGGTGTCTGGTCTGTCCGCCCCTCCGTCTgctgtcctctcttctctcctcttcctcctctcctcctcttccacctcttCCCTCTCCACCTCGGGCAGGTCCAGCCAGTTGCCCACGAGGTCGGCGAAGACGTTGTCGCCCAGCACTAAGGGCTGACGGTTGCGGCTGCGGCTCATGAGCGAAGAAGTCCAGTCGCTGCCATCGTCTGTGCTGTCCTGAGAGTAGTCACTGTCCAATGAAGGGCCCTCTCTGGAGAGGCTGTACAGGATCCCAGGCAGGTCCACCACCTGAGCATGACTAGGAGCCTGTGGATGAGGGTAGGGCTCCGGTGGAGGGTTTCCCACCATTGGTCCATAGAAATCCACCTGTGGGGCGGCGTATCCTGACCACCTCTTGGGTATAGACTCAAGGATGTTCTCGCTTCGTGCACTTCTTTCacttctctcactttcactgtcAAGGCTGGatgcagaggaagatgaggtTCCCAGGCTGCTTCTGTTTTGAGACGGGCTCCTGTCATCTCGGCTGAAGGTGTTTCTGCTCTCCAGAGACAGCCTTGGACTTTGCATCGGACTCTGGCTGGGCTCCTCTGGCATGGCTTGGCTAAAGCAGGACCCGTGGTCCTTGCCTGAGGTCGAAGCCGCTGTAGCTGATGCGTCAGGAGGAGCTGACGGAGTAGGATGTGGGAGTCCTCGGTTAATGGGTCGACCCGAAATGTCGAGGTTTTCTAGTGCTGTCTGAACCTGAAGGAGCTTGAGTTCCTGGAGGGCTCCCATCATTGAATTCATCTGAGCATGGAGGCCATCTCCGGCTTCTTTCATAGACAcctgcagggagacagagagcaatAAAGATGATGAGagacaaaaaactaaaatgtccaGTTCGGCTTAACAACTAAAGATCTTATTGCGGTCATCAATTCAATCATTTAActcctctgcctcctgcagGACCCATCTCATCCATCAAAGACAGAATTCCTCACAGTCCCCCCTCTTGTTCATCATTCATATCAGCACCAGCTCATATCCAAATACACACCATTAACTGTCAGTATCAAATGCATTAAATACacatatgaatgaataaaaatcacagTAATAGTCctgctttttgtctctgtgttggtTGGACTCTTctcttgtgtgtttcaggctgcGCACCTTGTTTAATTATGGGTCATGTGACCTAGTTTTGGATGGCAGGCCAGTGTCCCATATGGCCTGCGTACAAGACTGGATCCAACCCATGACAGCTGTAAAACAGACTAGCttgccattttttttctcattcttttaCTCTTTCTAACTCTTTCCATTTACTTCATTCCATATTTGCTCCCTCCTCAGAGCTCTTTGTCTTCACTCTTACTTCACTGTATGCGGCCGTAATCATACACTCTGcttttatcctcctcctcctcctcctcctctctctttctgctttcatCTGTTTAAGAGcctgtgtgtcatgtgacctgGACTAACCGTCTTCTCCTGAAGGCAGACGGAAAACCCGGAGGCAGCATCGTGACCTGTGTCTTAACTTGTAGGCTTGAATCAACTCACACTTTGACCCAGACTTTGAATCATTCTCTTAATATAACAACAGGTTTATCTTCAGCTaataacatgctcacattgacGAGGCAGCAAGTGATTGATGAGTAAACCTGCCAGGAGCGCTTTTGTGGGAAGACGAGAGAAAGCATGCAAGGAATTCTGAAGAAAAGCACACCTACAGCAAACAACAATGATCAACAATTATTTTCCCTAGAAACCAAGCTGTCACGATCTGTCGGTTAAACCACAACAACATGGATAACTGTCAACTAAACATAAATGCAGTCTATTGTATATAAAACAGGCCTCTATCATGAGAACAGCTACTTTTCAGTGAAACattatctgaaaatgaaaaacaagaatttGTAGAACTCACGACTCGTTctataaaacaaatattgtaaATCTTTAGAATTGGAAACCTATACCTTACCTTCTGTAAACCTTCACAAAGCAGGAGGTGTAGAtatccctgtctgtctctctgttgttgttagTCTGCACCTCTGCCAGCCTGTCACTGTCTCTCACCTTTCAAACAGATCAGTCTAATGGCCCCTATATGTATCTCTCTCCAATGGGGGGACACTGCTGGGCGTGACAGCCAATCAGCGCTGCACGTCTAGACTACAACCCCCCAAACGGCGGTGACGGGGGGGGGCACTCAGGCGGAAACGGATTGACAATGAGAGGAGCAAGAGGGGAGGCAGCGAGtgagagggatggggggggtCCCTCGCCATATGTTTAGATGTCGAAGAGAAAACTGTTGATGGATTTAATTATGGATGACACCATAAGAACACAGGAGGGGGGTTATAGATGGGAGAAAGGGGGGTCGGTTGTAGGTGTAACAACACCAGGCTGTGATACTTAATCTTGAGGGAGCAGTGATTGTGTTGATCCCTGTGTGGGAAAAGTAGCTGTGTAGGACAACTGACAGTACAGCATCATAAACAAAGCAACCTATAAGCACCGTGAGAGAAGGAAATGTTGCAGAATGTGGGTTTTCTgggaaaacagacaaatgtcaTCAATAACTAGAATTGTTGGGCTacatttagattaaaaaaataaaattctagCTATTAGTAAACAGGTGATTATCTTAAAACGCGGAAAAAGCAACAATACATATCTATCTTATGACTGTTAGCCCCCCAATATGCCATATATAACTTTTCTTAGGCTCTAGTAATGTCAGTCGGCcggtccactactttggtccagactgaaatatctctactacagacattcgtggtcccccGAGGATGAAGCTTAcggactttggtgatcccctgactgttCATCTAGTGcctccatgaggttgacatttgtgatttttggtgaaatgtctcaaaaactatttgatggattaccatgaaattcgtcatgacatttgacatttatgtCCCCTTGAGAATGACTTGTCACTTCAGTAATCGCTGAAGTTTCCACCAAGCACCATCATCTGGTCAGAAGTttgatttgtccaatactttggtttatgactaaattgCTAAACTAATAACCTTCTCACTAGCCAcagctgtactctgtgtgtagtgctaattagtgaATGATGCTAACACGCAAAACTAAAAtagtgaacatagtaaacattatacctgctaaaaatTAACGTGTTAGGCACAGCAGtactttgagctgaatgctaacatcagtatgcaaacatgctcacaatcaCAATGTTtagtacaacctcacagagctgctagcttgtCTTGTCGCTAGTCttgttttctaaaataaatCCATTATATTTGACTTTGCAAAACTTTTTAGAACAGTGACACTTTCTTATATACTAGGGCCACAActaatgattcattttcataaacaatTAGATTATTCTGCtggttattttcttgattaatcatttaatctatgAATGAAAATTGTAATCCCAAGTTCGTCAGGACCCAGGGTGATGTCTACAAATGGCATTTTTTGTCTGACCTGCAGTCTAAAACCAAAGATATTCTATTTACAATTATACACAACAGAGACCAGCAGGATGTTTGGCATTCTTCCATGATACATTACTTAATTGGTCATCAgaattgttgttgattaattCTCTGTTAACCGACAGATTGATTCAGCACTAATTACCCAGGCCTTTCCACCATGACATTTATCCAATACCCTGCACCATCAAACCTCTGGGTTAAAACACTTTGCTCATCACTAACATATGGCTGAGTAGGTGCACAGGGGCGTGAATAGCCTGTAAGATTAGATAATAAGCCTATCAATGCACATGCTGGGAACAAAAGCCTCTGAGCTTCCCGTTGGTTCGCTAAATTAGGCAGCGAAGGTACGTGTAATTAGCACGATCAGGTTGTCTCTTGTCTTTGTGCCTTCCACATATGGCTGACTTCATTAGCTGTAATTGCCTCTGTCCCGGGAGAGGCTGGGAAAGAGCGCATAATTACGGTTTACTTTCCTCCACATCAAAGGTCAACAAGTCTGAAGACAAGATGACGTGCAGAGTTATGTATTGTTGTTATATCTTCAGAGGCAGACATGTGGCTTCCGTGAAGTTTATGCAGGGATCAGCTGAGGGATTACCACACTCTGAGCTGCGGGTGAAAT is a window of Enoplosus armatus isolate fEnoArm2 chromosome 3, fEnoArm2.hap1, whole genome shotgun sequence DNA encoding:
- the inka2 gene encoding PAK4-inhibitor INKA2, whose product is MEQQLSKPECKNMDACLRRLKQELVSMKEAGDGLHAQMNSMMGALQELKLLQVQTALENLDISGRPINRGLPHPTPSAPPDASATAASTSGKDHGSCFSQAMPEEPSQSPMQSPRLSLESRNTFSRDDRSPSQNRSSLGTSSSSASSLDSESERSERSARSENILESIPKRWSGYAAPQVDFYGPMVGNPPPEPYPHPQAPSHAQVVDLPGILYSLSREGPSLDSDYSQDSTDDGSDWTSSLMSRSRNRQPLVLGDNVFADLVGNWLDLPEVEREEVEEEERRKRREERTADGGADRPDTPAHPLRLSRSQEICRKFSLTTNIFKKFLRSVRPDRDKLLKERPGWMAPELSEGDLFKRPKKLVPKSSKGSFYLPFWANGQQGKGRPCPHLAEAERNHPHHFPQVHQQPFAGIYLDRRQPETGLEKMHPLFDYNTAVWV